The Candidatus Nezhaarchaeota archaeon genome segment ACTTGAAAGTACTTCGCTAAGCCTTTACCCAATAGCGATCTGGCTATTGTATTCTTCCATATTCCCTTAGTCACCTTAACTATATCATTCCCCTTAGCCCATCTAAACCATCGCTCAAGATAGTATTCAGCTAAACAGCTATAGCCACCGGGGGCATCGATGGCCAAGTCGCAAGCCCTAACGGATAATGCTGGCCCATAGTATTCTACTATGCTAGCTTCGTGGCCTCCTCCGTATACGATTTATCCACCACGACCTTCTCAAGGACCTTTATAGTCTGAAGAGCAGTGATTTCCCAAGCTCTACCTCAACCGCGAGCTCAGCTATCTTATGCGTAAGCCTTTGAAATCCTCCTATCTTCCTTCTAAAAGCTTCCCCCTCATTTGCATAGCTTACTGCTCTTTCGAGAGCTGCCTTAGCGGCTGCTTTTGCATAGCAGCCTATCTTAGTCCTAGTTATGGATAGCCATTGAAGCATAAATAGAAGCCCTCATTGAGTTTTCTTCCCCTCCTAGCACGTTATCATCAGTTGCTGAAACATCCACGAGCTTGACCTCACTAGTGGGCGATAGACGCCAGCCCATTTTTCCCTTTATGGGCGTGGTGTATATGCCAGCCCTTTTATCAATAAGAAAAAATGGTCTGCCTCTGTGCAGGGCTCAGCATTTG includes the following:
- a CDS encoding acyl-CoA dehydrogenase family protein; the protein is MLQWLSITRTKIGCYAKAAAKAALERAVSYANEGEAFRRKIGGFQRLTHKIAELAVEVELGKSLLFRL